The following DNA comes from Athene noctua chromosome 1, bAthNoc1.hap1.1, whole genome shotgun sequence.
TTTTAATCCTCAATAGAGTTCTTGCTGTGGTTGTGTTTTTAGCATTGGCCTAGTACTACATGCTTTGGAGAAATTCTAGGACTAAAGAGCTCTTCATATTAGAATGAAGGTATTTCTTGCTGGTGATTTaaggttttaaatataaaacaaaagtttaaaatgaCAGAACTGGGCGACAGAGCTCCTAcaagctgcagctgggctggcacATGTAGAGGAAAATCCTTTCAGGTTAAAAATAGAAACTTGTTCCACCCGTGGATTAGCTTTATATCTAATCCACTCATGCTCTGGCACATGGCACACTACCTACACACACAGACTGTGTGAGGGTGAGGACAGAGGTATGAATTTACATTAGATGGTACTTCCTTCCCATCCATTTTTATAGTTCTGAACTGAAACAAATCTGGAAGAAAACTGCAACTGTTTTTCAAACACATAATACTATCCAGTTATCTGCACACTAATGTTTCTGGAGATACAGATCCATCAAACTGTAAACAGTCCGTGGTTCAGACCAGTGATAAGTGCGGGTCAGTTAGTTCACTCTCCAGAATTATCTCTGCTGACTTTGGTACGCAGCATATTACACCGAACAACTTGTAAAGTCTATGTCTATTCAATGCTATGGATTTACATACCTGGTTTGTCTCTAAAATGACTTACATATCTATCATTCACGGGAGAGAAACTTACtcctttcagtgttttctgaagcATGCTTCTCACTGCATATGTACTTCCAGTATTAACTTAATTGAAAATTGTAAAACTTGAAAAAATTTTAGGATGTTTGATTAGATCAACAGGGGAGAGATTCTTCAGAGGCATTATCTGTTGAGTAAGATTAAGGCAAATGCAACATTTAGCACTCCCGTGCAAACAGCAATCCAGCCTTGCTCTTCTAAGCAAACTACAGTTGAAATCTAATCACTGGTATTGTATTTAAGATGAAGTTGCCTTCTAGCAATTTTTGCATTACAACTTTATTATTGTTAAAGAGTTAAATTTACTTGAAGCCGCCACTGtgatttatttgttgtttttaattaccACTACCCTCACACTTTGGCATTGGCCActtgcagctgggggagagagaaagggataTGTATAATAGTGGCTGTCCAGTAGCATTTGCCTTTCCTCCTTCCAGCACAGCCAGACCATAAATGGATTATTAGTGAAAGAGCAAATAGCCTGAAGCTATTGTAGAAAACATTTGTCTGTAGCATCTCTAGAAGCAAGGGGGTCAACTAAACATTGGAAATTGTATATCTGCCTGCTGTTGTCTTGGGCAGCTTCTAGGTGAGAGCTTTAAGATGGGAAGAGATGCAGAGCTATATATTGTTCAAGGATTCCTCTTTCCCAGGGGCTTGCCAGTAAAGACTGCTTTAAACCCACAGCAATTTATGCTAGATGGGGTGACTTTAAAGTTTTGTAGCGCTTTTGAAAGGACAGACTCCAGGCTAAATTAGAGTCAGCATTTCATAAAATACAAGAGATAACAAGTACCCTGAAAACATTAAAttcaaatctgttttcttcctttttcttgtaGGATTTTGCAAGAGCGTTGCATCATTGCTTTTATGCtttattagtttttttaaaaaagagacagTGTATCCTATTATTTGCTTAATGGAAAATGTACATACAGAAGCTAAAAGCGATTACATACAACAGCTAAAAGTGATTACATTGGCATTGTGAACAAATGTAAGATACAAGAGGTCTAGTAAGCCAAATATTAGGCTTACAATTAGACAGTTGCTACCTTCATTTTAATTATGTTGTTAATAAATCCATAGAAGCCATATGAAGGCaatttctaattttccttttcaaaaatcaTCTAGAATTGGGTAAATGAAGTTGTCTTTGAACAAGCAGTATGCCAAAATCTGTCCTCCACAAGTCATTGAAATTACTCCAGatcctgaaagaaaatatatgactgttttatatttatttttatagtggAATACAAATGTTATGATAAAACTTTAAGCAGATACTCTCTTtatcttcaatttttaaaaaatggcctGACAGCTTAAACATTTTGCCCAATACTTTAACCACCTACAAAGATATCAACCCCAGCAGCTACTGATGCAAAACCAGTTGCAGGACAGGGAATTTATTTGCCTGTCCTCATCATTTAGGAATTTACTGCGGCTGTCAATCCTTGTTATCCATCATATAAGAACAAAGAACAGAAGCCAATCCTTTTCCCTTAACTATTTTTCAAGTTAATGCATTCTATTACAAAGCTATAcctttaattttacagaaaattaaacattCACAAATGTAGGTTTGCCATTCACTCTAAGGAAATGTGTTGACTGGGATTTATCCCAGTGAGATAGTTTGATTAGTCAGGACTTAATCATGATTTATTTCAAGAACATGAGTGTATCTGTTGTTTGTTAGCAAGATTAACATAAACTGAGTCCATTCTGGTCTTAAAACAGAGGATTCTTTAAAGCAAGGTAATTGTTAGCCCAGTGTTACTTGCTTGTGTCATTAAACAAAGTATAAATGAAAAGCATATATTTCTTCTTTAGATGTGAACAGTTCTCAAATTAGTGAGACAACAggcttttaatagaaaaaaaaaccctataaataCTAATTTTCTACACAGAGTCTAATAATTTAAACTTTAAGGAATATAATTATACCTAATGCCAGCCACCAGTGTAACATCAGGGGAAATTCAGACATAActgcaaggagaagaaaaggagaaatgtaaatttttaaacAATAAGGATGGGGACATGCAAACATTACATTATGTTATCAACAGTCTGCTTAGTTATATTTATTGAAATTGCAAAGGCATATTTAAATCCTGATCACTCAAGATACTTGGCTATACCATTAAGCTTAGCTTGGTGAGCGATCCCACTGGAAGGCAAATCTTAAACCTAATAAGTGTGTGCTAAATGGAGCTCTTAGGCTCTCTGTggaagaaatgccttttttattacTTACCTGGACATGGTTTAGCACAACAGAGACACCGATCCCCTGGTAGAGTGCCTACATATTGCTGCAATCCAAATTAAGCTGCCTGACATTTTCAGTTTAATGGGTGATGCGGTGCATGACAGACAGGCTGGGGCTGCACGCGGCGAGTTAGCACTATTGCACAGGGTGCTCTGTCCTGTGTCGGGCACTTGCTCTTGCCTCACGCAAGCTGACCCACATCTCCACTGTATGATCAACTGCAGGGCCATGATATGACCCGATTTtgccacccccccaaaaaaaggctGATGAGACTGTGGAGGTAGTAAAGTGAGCTGAGAGGCACGCTGCGTATGCTGGCAGCTCAGACTCAACCAGCAGAGCTTTGGTTGGCCATCTGAATGAAACAATAACAAATCTGGGGTTGTTTAAACATCAGAATGCATCATCCAATATAATGAGAGAAGATACCTTCCTGTATAAATAATATAAAGCAGTTTTTGTGGTAGTTTTTGTAAATTCCTTGATTTAAATACTTATGTTATTAATAAAGAATACAGTAATTTAAATTCCAGGAAATCAAGTTCCGTAGATgagaaattatgtttaattttttaagatgAAGTGTCTGTTGTTGTCTGGCTTAATTTGTCATGGGAACTGGGGAATCCCTGTGTGTATAAAGTGCTAACAGACAAGTGGACAAAGCATTGGAAAATGGAAGATGAATTATTAGGTAGTAAGGAGGCTCTGGCAAGATGGggttaaaatatatttcctaatCAGCCATAGCAGTATTCTGCTAAACAGCATGAGAAGAGGGAGTAGGTTACCAGGTGCTGGCAAAAAGTCTTGATGAGTCTCATTTACAGCagctgattattttccttttcttttctttgagggGAAGAGTTTCAGGGACAAAAGATGCGTCAATggtaaaatgctttattttcctcaATGAGTTTTAGTTCAAATTATCTAACTTTAGAACTTTGAATTGGCTTTGCTGGAGCAAGCCTCATTTTTACTCTGAACTGGAGCTGAATTGTTAATGAGTAGATCTTAAAGTGTCAGGACATGGACAGTTATTAAtttgtttcagaggaaaacaCCTTCCAGATGCTGAAATTGTATCTAGGCAGGATCTGTTTCATAGGAACCGTTAGATTGTGAACCAAAACTCTGGGTTTTTTATAAGAAAATAGTGTTTTAAAATTCTACGACAAAACCAGAATTGACTTTTAAATGGCAAGTTTTAAATACATCCATGAGTCAATGGGtggaaaatatgtattttttagcTTTAAGGAAAAATTACGTTAGTCCAGTGATACAGTGGATGAATCATAGTTGATTGGTGCTTCAATTTGTGATACCATGCATGTATTTAGCAGTAAACCTACTTACCAACTGAAGTTATGATGATATGAATAATAGTAACTGTTACAGCATAATCCCAAACCCATTCTTCCACAACCAGGGCAAATAGCAGACCACAAATGAAGAAAGTTGTTTCCAATGAGATCACAAGAACTGTAAGTGAAAATAGGTTATTTATGCAAAACAGTTTTGAAAGGCTTTTTCTCATATTCAAAATGATAGcaataaaaagttaaaatgtctgaaatagCTGTGCAAAATTTTTTACAAGTTCAAATAttaattaatgttttcattataaTGTTAATTTCTAATTTTGTCACAGACATCTGCATGGGTTGTATCCTGATTTGCCTATGGACTGTAGAATGTTGTATATTTTATACAAAAACATGAGGATTAACAGGATTATGACCAGCAACAGAATTGTGACCAGTTTATATATGCCCAGAGGAGAAATGGCATGAAAACTTTACTTAGACACCATCCAAAATCTTTGCACATGGTGCCAAATAGATTTGGTTGATACTGACACAGACCAAATTTTTCTCATCCAAACCAGAATTGTGTGGTTAAGGTTTTACTTGCTAAGAAACTTCATAGCTTTCTCCCTCTCGAATTCATTgaatcacatatatatatatatatatatatatgaaatatataccaaaatatatatatgtatcagaACAATTTAAAGACAAGATATACAAGGGGAGATAGAGCAGAGAGCCTACAAGCTGACAGAGGCCATCCATCCATATGGATCTCATGGTACGTACTACTAGGAGCCTGGCTTTTCTCAGTGCTGATAGCAAGGCTGCCACAACTACCATGCTGTCACTGCGCCTGACGTTCAGCAGCTAGCTCTGtgttttgttaaaatataaataggGATTACCAGCAAAGtgataataaataaattttgctgCCAAAAGAGACTATTAAAGTTATGTGATCAAGAAAATTCCTTCTCTTGGTGACAAAATGGTGCATTTCTGTCCCCTGGTGCGTTCTCTGGAGCGTGCCAAGCCATGCCGTGCCACCAGCATCATTTGATGAGCTGTATTTTCTGACACAGCAACGGAGTGGTGCTTAGCTCTCAGCTTATTTACTTGCTATTACAGGTAATGGGATCGAAAGTAATCACTTTTAGGACAGAGTCTGGCTTTTGGCTGGGTGGCTACCTGGGATAGCAGGGGGTTGAATGGAAAATGCATGATGCCTCTTCTGGGTGTAGTCCTGAGTTCCCATACAACAGGCCATAACTGTGCATTTGTAATTCACATAATTTTCCATCTAGatgcattttgttctttttaagtaCACAGGCATacaaaagtaacattttaatggaattaaatttatttttttttactgttgcagTAGTGTAATATCTAAGATTACTGTAGCTGAGAGTGATCATTgttattttttcactgtatttaatTTATACATTTGGCAGCATTTTGTGCctttcaattttattattttttttatagggTCAATTAGTTCCTACTATATTATGGATATTTCAcccagcagtttttaaaaaaatgtgaaaacaataaCCGGAAAAACCACATGTAGTTAGGAAAGTGGGAAATAACACTTCAAAAAATTTAATGTTTGACAATGCATTTTAGTATTTGTAGCTTATTATATTTCATGTTGATAGTATCCTTTTAAATTATGCcaataatttaattataatttagaAAGTATGCTTGGTGTGGACAGATGCTTTGTAAACTTTTTTACCAGACTGTTCCAGTAATGATAGCTCAGTTCTGAGCTGACCTCCATTTTTCGTTTGAGGTTAGCTTTTAAAGACATAATTCTGTTTTTAACAGGC
Coding sequences within:
- the TMEM244 gene encoding putative transmembrane protein 244, with amino-acid sequence MALKVKTAETKVVLVNLLICMVVFYTVYYVVLSVCFAVFKIKMLDGWAPFDFKTNPSWINPHYLVLVISLETTFFICGLLFALVVEEWVWDYAVTVTIIHIIITSVVMSEFPLMLHWWLALGSGVISMTCGGQILAYCLFKDNFIYPILDDF